A section of the Castanea sativa cultivar Marrone di Chiusa Pesio chromosome 12, ASM4071231v1 genome encodes:
- the LOC142619649 gene encoding zinc finger CCCH domain-containing protein 48: MDVDSGSKRVFQRLGGPVENSKNHHHNNNNNQIQKVCYHWRAGNCNRHPCPYLHRELPPPPNGSSKRGGGGFSDDYSSSSSSFSGPRSSRPNYNNTWGRAHGGGGGGNRTLTRNNKPTEKVPKVCNFWIQGNCGYGEKCRYLHSWSTGDNFSMVAQLEGHQKVVSGIALPSESNSLYTGSKDETVRLWDCTTGQCNAVIQLGGEVGCMINEGHWVFVGIPNAVKAWNTLKNSELSLSGPVGQVYAMVVGNDLLFAGTQDGSILAWKFNVVTNTFEPAASLKGHTLGVVSLVVGANRLYSGSMDCSIRVWNLETLQCVQTLKEHSSVVMSVLCWDQFLLSCSLDKTIKVWVATESGNLEVTYTHNEDHGLLTLCGMHDLESKPILLCSCNDNTVHLYDLPSFSERGKIYAKQEVRAIQMGPGGLFFTGDGAGQVKVWRWLAESTATTR, translated from the exons ATGGATGTAGATAGCGGAAGCAAGAGAGTGTTTCAGAGACTAGGTGGGCCCGTGGAAAATTCCAagaaccaccaccacaacaacaacaacaatcaaatcCAGAAAGTGTGTTACCATTGGCGAGCCGGGAATTGCAACCGCCATCCATGTCCCTATCTTCACAGAGAACTACCTCCGCCTCCCAACGGCTCCTCCAAGCGCGGAGGAGGTGGATTCTCCGATGACtactcctcttcttcttcctccttctCCGGCCCACGCTCCTCCAGGCCCAATTACAACAACACTTGGGGCCGAGCCcacggcggcggcggcggcggtaATAGAACTCTGACGCGTAACAATAAGCCTACCGAGAAGGTTCCCAAGGTTTGTAATTTTTGGATCCAAGGGAACTGTGGTTATGGCGAAAAGTGCCGATACTTGCATTCTTGGAGCACTGGTGATAATTTTTCGATGGTGGCGCAGCTCGAGGGTCATCAAAAg GTTGTGAGTGGGATCGCGTTGCCGTCGGAGTCGAATTCGCTTTATACGGGGAGTAAAGACGAGACAGTGAGGCTTTGGGATTGTACAACTGGGCAG TGTAATGCAGTGATTCAACTTGGTGGTGAAGTAGGTTGTATGATCAATGAAGGACATTGGGTCTTTGTTGGAATCCCAAATGCTGTCAAG GCATGGAACACACTAAAGAACTCTGAACTGAGTCTTAGTGGACCTGTAGGACAAGTTTATGCCATGGTTGTGGGTAATGATTTGCTCTTTGCGGGTACACAG GATGGGTCTATATTGGCATGGAAGTTTAATGTAGTTACCAACACTTTTGAACCGGCTGCATCACTTAAAGGTCATACCCTCGGAGTTGTTTCATTAGTAGTTGGAGCTAATAGACTCTATTCTGGTTCTATGGACTGCTCTATAAGA GTCTGGAACCTTGAAACTTTGCAATGTGTACAGACACTAAAGGAGCATAGTTCAGTTGTGATGTCTGTTCTTTGTTGGGACCAGTTTCTTTTATCATGCTCATTAGACAAAACAATAAAG GTGTGGGTTGCTACAGAAAGTGGGAATTTGGAAGTAACATACACTCACAATGAAGATCAT GGGTTGCTTACACTGTGTGGGATGCATGATTTAGAATCCAAGCCCATCTTGCTATGCTCTTGCAATGATAACACTGTCCATCTTTATGATTTGCCATC ATTTTCCGAGAGAGGTAAAATTTATGCTAAACAGGAGGTTCGAGCAATTCAGATGGGTCCCGGAGGCCTGTTTTTTACTGGTGATGGAGCAGGTCAAGTGAAAGTGTGGCGGTGGTTGGCCGAATCAACTGCTACAACTCGATGA
- the LOC142619997 gene encoding sorbitol dehydrogenase, protein MGKGGMSHGSAGEAKDGEEENMAAWLLGINTLKIQPFKLPPLGPHDVKIRVKAVGICGSDVHYLKTLRCADFIVKEPMVIGHECAGIIEEVGSEVKKLVPGDRVALEPGISCWRCNLCKEGRYNLCPEMKFFATPPVHGSLANQVVHPADLCFKLPGSVSLEEGAMCEPLSVGVHACRRANIGPETNVLVMGAGPIGLVTMLAARAFGAPRIVIVDVDDHRLSVAKELGADDIVKVSTNIQDVAEEVSQIHKAMEAGIDVTFDCAGFNKTMSTALSATRAGGKVCLVGMGHSEMTVPLTPAAAREVDVVGIFRYKNTWPLCLEFISSGKIDVKPLITHRFGFSQKEVEEAFETSAGGGNAIKVMFNL, encoded by the exons atggGTAAGGGAGGAATGTCACATGGGAGTGCAGGAGAAGCCAAAGATGGTGAAGAAGAGAACATGGCTGCTTGGCTTCTTGGTATCAACACCCTCAAGATTCAGCCTTTCAAGCTTCCTCCTCTTg gaccACATGATGTTAAAATTAGGGTGAAAGCTGTTGGTATCTGTGGCAGTGATGTTCACTATCTCAAG ACCTTGAGATGTGCAGATTTTATAGTTAAAGAACCCATGGTAATTGGGCATGAATGTGCTGGGATCATAGAGGAAGTTGGGAGTGAGGTGAAGAAGCTAGTGCCTGGTGACCGCGTGGCACTGGAGCCAGGGATCAGCTGCTGGCGATGCAACCTTTGCAAGGAAGGTCGGTACAATCTGTGCCCGGAGATGAAATTTTTTGCCACTCCACCCGTCCATGGTTCTCTTGCAAATCAG GTGGTTCATCCTGCAGACCTATGCTTTAAACTGCCAGGCAGTGTCAGCTTGGAGGAAGGGGCTATGTGTGAACCCTTAAGTGTTGGTGTTCATGCTTGTCGACGAGCAAATATTGGTCCTGAAACAAATGTTTTGGTCATGGGAGCAGGACCCATAGGGCTTGTTACAATGCTAGCAGCTCGTGCTTTTGGGGCACCCAGAATTGTTATCGTGGATGTGGATGATCACCGTTTATCTGTTGCAAAAGAGCTTGGTGCAGATGATATTGTTAAAGTTTCAACAAATATTCAG GATGTTGCTGAAGAAGTATCACAGATACATAAAGCTATGGAAGCTGGAATCGATGTGACTTTTGATTGTGCAGGCTTCAACAAAACCATGTCAACAGCACTTAGTGCCACTCGTGCAGGTGGAAAAGTTTGCCTTGTGGGAATGGGTCATAGTGAGATGACTGTCCCACTCACTCCGGCTGCTGCGAG GGAGGTTGATGTGGTTGGCATCTTCCGTTATAAGAACACATGGCCGCTATGCCTTGAGTTTATAAGTAGTGGTAAGATCGACGTGAAGCCCCTTATAACCCACAGGTTTGGGTTCTCTCAGAAGGAGGTGGAAGAAGCCTTTGAAACTAGTGCTGGTGGTGGTAATGCAATTAAGGTCATGTTTAATCTATGA
- the LOC142619999 gene encoding L-idonate 5-dehydrogenase-like, which produces MSGGIVEVKEHKDGEENMAAWLVGIKTLKIEPYHLPPLGPHDVKVQIKALGICGSDVHHFKNMRCANFIVKKPMVIGHECAGIIEEVGSQVKTLAVGDRVALEPGISCRRCNLCKDGRYNLCPEMKFFGSPPTNGSLANKVVHPEYLCFKLPDNVSLEEGAMCEPLSVGVHACRRANISPETNVLIVGAGPIGLIVLLAARAFGAPRIVIVDVDDCRLSIAKNLGADETIQVSTNIQDVGEEVVKLQSAMGSGIDVSFDCVGLNKTMSTALNATRSGGKVCLIGLAQSETTVPLTPAAVREVDVIGIFRYRNTWPLCIELLKTGKIDVKPLITHRFGFSQKGVEDAFETSASGRSAIKVMFNL; this is translated from the exons atgtcaGGGGGTATTGTTGAAGTCAAGGAACACAAAGATGGAGAAGAGAACATGGCTGCTTGGCTTGTTGGTATCAAAACTCTTAAAATTGAACCTTATCATCTCCCTCCTCTTG GCCCCCATGATGTTAAAGTTCAGATAAAGGCGCTTGGTATTTGTGGAAGTGATGTTCACCACTTCAAG AATATGAGATGTGCAAATTTTATTGTCAAGAAACCCATGGTTATAGGGCATGAGTGTGCTGGGATCATAGAGGAAGTTGGAAGCCAAGTGAAGACACTAGCAGTGGGAGACCGTGTAGCATTAGAGCCTGGAATCAGTTGCCGGCGATGCAATCTCTGCAAAGATGGTCGCTACAATCTTTGCCCTGAGATGAAGTTTTTTGGTTCTCCCCCAACTAATGGCTCTCTGGCCAATAAG GTGGTGCATCCAGAATATCTATGTTTTAAACTACCAGACAATGTCAGCTTGGAGGAAGGAGCAATGTGTGAACCCCTCAGTGTTGGTGTTCATGCCTGTCGTCGTGCAAATATCAGTCCTGAGACAAATGTATTGATTGTGGGAGCAGGACCAATAGGCCTCATTGTCTTGTTAGCTGCTCGTGCTTTTGGAGCGCCTAGAATTGTcattgttgatgttgatgattgcCGTTTATCTATTGCAAAGAATCTTGGTGCAGATGAGACCATTCAAGTTTCAACAAACATTCAG GATGTAGGTGAAGAAGTGGTAAAATTACAAAGTGCTATGGGCTCTGGCATTGATGTCAGCTTTGATTGTGTTGGTTTGAACAAAACCATGTCAACAGCTTTGAATGCCACTCGTTCAGGTGGAAAAGTTTGCCTTATTGGATTGGCTCAGAGCGAGACAACAGTTCCTCTTACCCCAGCAGCTGTCAG GGAGGTTGATGTGATTGGAATATTCCGATATAGGAATACATGGCCACTCTGCATTGAGCTTTTAAAGACAGGCAAGATCGATGTTAAGCCCTTGATAACTCACAGGTTTGGATTCTCACAAAAGGGGGTAGAAGATGCATTTGAAACCAGCGCCAGTGGACGTAGTGCTATTAAGGTCATGTTTAATCTGTAG
- the LOC142619998 gene encoding pentatricopeptide repeat-containing protein At2g22410, mitochondrial-like: MKLARPISRIFSTYTTTQKSGRVTKNSISFNPIKELHAHLIRTHLFTDPYSVSEVIKSYALYSPTLPKAHFVFNQIECPTLVVWNHMIRGLSQSEQPSKAICFYSRMYHQGLAGDNLTLIFVFKACARVSDIVNGKKFHVHALKLGFESYLFVSNALIHMYASCGDLVLARKLFDKMGDRDLVSWNSLICGYCQCNRFKEALGLFKAMQVANVKADKVTMMKVLLACSFLNEWKIADSMVKYIEENHVLVDVYLGNTVIDMYGRRGLVDLAQEVFDRMREKNIVSWNAMIMGYAKVGNIVAAQKFFDEMPKRDVISWTSMITGYSQANQFADAVRLFKEMMAAKVKPDEITVASVLSACAHLGSLDVGEAVHDYIRKHGVKADVYVGNSLIDMYCKCGAVEKALEVFQEMKKDSISWTSVISGLAVNGFADSALELFSQMLRDGVQPTHGAFVGVLLACAHAGLVDKGLEYFESMDKVHRLTPEMKHYGCVVDLLSRSGNLDKAYDFINKMPMVPDVVVWRILLSACNLHGHMVLAEIARNKLLEMDPSNSGNYVLSANAYASSDRWDDVIKMRELMEENNVQKPFGCSSVEVNGTTLSNSQDLCLIQS, from the coding sequence ATGAAACTCGCAAGACCCATTTCCAGGATCTTCAGTACCTACACAACGACCCAAAAATCAGGGCGAGTAACTAAGAATTCAATCTCTTTCAATCCCATCAAAGAGCTTCATGCCCACCTCATCAGAACCCACCTTTTCACTGATCCATATTCAGTTTCTGAGGTTATCAAGTCCTATGCACTATATTCACCAACTTTGCCAAAAGCCCACTTCGTTTTTAACCAAATTGAGTGTCCCACATTGGTAGTTTGGAACCATATGATTCGTGGTTTGTCACAGAGTGAACAACCTAGTAAAGCAATATGTTTTTATAGCCGTATGTATCACCAAGGACTTGCTGGGGATAATTTGACCCTTATATTTGTTTTCAAGGCTTGTGCTAGAGTTTCTGATATTGTAAATGGGAAGAAGTTTCATGTTCATGCTTTGAAACTTGGTTTTGAATCCTATCTTTTTGTTTCCAATGCTTTGATTCACATGTATGCTTCTTGTGGTGATTTGGTTCTTGCGAGGAAACTGTTTGATAAAATGGGTGACAGAGATTTGGTTTCTTGGAACTCTTTGATATGTGGGTATTGTCAGTGTAATAGATTTAAGGAGGCTTTGGGTCTTTTTAAAGCAATGCAGGTGGCAAATGTGAAGGCTGATAAAGTGACAATGATGAAAGTTCTTTTAGCATGTAGTTTTCTGAATGAATGGAAAATCGCAGACTCTATGGTTAAGTATATTGAAGAGAATCATGTTTTGGTTGATGTTTACTTGGGGAACACTGTGATAGATATGTATGGACGGCGTGGTTTAGTGGATTTAGCACAGGAAGTATTTGATAGGATGCGTGAAAAGAATATAGTTTCTTGGAATGCCATGATAATGGGGTATGCGAAAGTGGGAAACATAGTTGCTGCACAgaaattttttgatgaaatgCCTAAAAGGGATGTGATCTCTTGGACTTCTATGATCACAGGTTACTCTCAGGCTAACCAGTTTGCTGATGCAGTGAGACTTTTTAAAGAAATGATGGCGGCAAAGGTGAAACCGGATGAAATAACGGTTGCTAGTGTGCTTTCTGCCTGTGCCCATTTAGGATCACTTGATGTTGGGGAGGCGGTTCATGACTATATCCGTAAGCATGGTGTAAAAGCAGATGTTTATGTAGGAAACTCTTTGATAGATATGTATTGCAAATGTGGAGCGGTTGAGAAGGCTCTAGAAGTGTtccaagaaatgaaaaaggacTCCATCTCATGGACTTCAGTGATTTCTGGTCTTGCTGTGAATGGTTTTGCAGATTCGGCACTTGAGCTTTTCTCACAGATGTTAAGAGATGGTGTTCAGCCAACTCATGGAGCCTTTGTTGGGGTTTTACTAGCTTGTGCTCATGCTGGATTAGTAGATAAAGGGTTGGAATATTTTGAAAGTATGGACAAAGTCCACAGACTCACTCCAGAAATGAAGCATTATGGGTGCGTTGTGGATCTATTGAGCCGCTCTGGCAATCTGGACAAGGCATatgatttcataaataaaatgcCTATGGTTCCAGATGTTGTGGTATGGAGAATATTGTTAAGTGCTTGTAACCTTCATGGACATATGGTCCTGGCAGAGATTGCTAGAAACAAGCTTCTGGAAATGGATCCTAGTAACAGTGGGAACTATGTTCTCTCTGCAAATGCTTATGCCAGTTCAGATAGATGGGATGATGTTATTAAAATGAGGGAGTTGATGGAAGAAAACAATGTCCAGAAGCCATTTGGTTGTAGTTCCGTCGAAGTAAATGGTACAACATTGTCTAACTCCCAAGACCTGTGTCTTATTCAATCTTAA